The genomic DNA CGGGATGACATTATGCTCCTGTTCAAGTCTTCGGATCAGGGCATTGATAACCTTCAGGTCGCGGTTAGCCCAGTATAACCGGTAAAAGAGGATGCCGATGGTTGATGTGTGTGTTTTTCCCCGCCAGGTGAAGTAATCATCAGTACTTGTATAGATTCTGTCTGCATCAGGATGATATATGCCGTCCCAGACTGCCGGTTCGGGGGGGTCATATGACATATCTTCATGAAGGACTTCAGCCCGGAGATACCTGATGAGGTGATCGAGGTTCTTTTCTCCGCCATAGATATAGTATGCAGATGCGGTTGCGGCAACTTTTACCGGGACCGTTGAAGCCGATAGTCCTTCCTGATCATACCCGATGGGGATTACCGGTATACCTTCAGGAATTTTTGGGATGACATCATCCCAGAAGGGATCGGTTGAGGGGTGAATAATGATAAGATCAGCGGTATTGAGATGAGCGATATATGTATTGAGGGTATCCAGGTTTCGTGCTGCTGTACTGGTAATAAAGGCATGTTCTATTCCTTGTGAGTTACATGCTCTGGTCAGGAGCGGGAGTTCTCCGCCCCAGATGATTCCTGATATTTTCATAATATGAGTCCTTTTTTAAAATGATTTTAAGTCATGTCTATTTGTTCCTGTGAGGTATTTTAAAATCAGGGAATGTTTTTTAGTATGTGTGCTGGTTTTTCTGAAATGGAATTTATGTACTGAATATGAATGGTTTGGATGAAGAGCCATTTTGGAATTCACTCTACTCTATAGGGGCGATAAAATAATAATTTTTTTTATTATGTAAAATAAGTTCATACGAAATATTATTTATTCAGAAACAAAAGTTTAGATATTCTTCTTTTAATAAATTTAATCTTATATGTCTCATTTGTTTATTGAGAGAAAGGAATTGAACCCGGAATAGATATGAAATGGTCCTGTATCGCTCTCACTTTCTCTTAGTTGGTGGAAATATATTATCAGATTAAACTGAAAAAAGATAATCCGGGATTTATTTCTTTTATCCTTCCATTTTTCGGGATTTGTATTCATAATCAGATATAATTATTACAAGACTAATTATTGGTCCAATTAATGATAATGGTGTTGTCGGGTTAGATTTATTGTCTGATTCATCGGGCATCACAAGTGCTTTATTGTATGCCAGAACATCCGGAAGTGATTCAACATTGGGTAATGATTTTGGGAAGTTAGTAAAAATTACTCGCTTTGCATTGATGCCATGATACTTCAATGCTTCTTCCACACCTTTTGCCATCTCTTCGGATTGCATATTTTCAATAATATACCGGACATTCCGGTATTTTTCAGGGCTATTGTAAATATCTGATACTAACGCCCGTGGCGTGTTCTGACCCTGGTTATAAAAATCAGGACCGAATACATTGACAATATTCAAACCAAGCCATTTATCAGCAGCATCAGATTGCCAGATCATGACAATGACATCCTGATTCCTGATAACATCTTTCTCTGCTTCTGTTAAATCTGCGGAATCAATTTTATCCAGGTATTCAGTTAGTCTTGATTCATAATAAGAGGCATTAGAAGGATCTGCCTGCCTTAACCATCCTGCAACCTGCTCTGATAAATTTTTTGCAGTATCGGGCGTATTCCATGAGGTCCCGGGAATAACAGTTTTCCAGGTAATGGGTTTGAATCCATTAGCGTCCATAAACCTGTCAATATATGGTATTACCATTTCAGCATCAAGACTGTCATTATGGGCAACATACAGATCGGCATCCCGGATGAATTCAATCTGCATCTGCATCCTGTTTGGAACAATATCTGTCTGCATATGAGGGCAGATGGAAGGGTCGGTGATATAAATTGCATGCACCTTTTCTCCCCCGATAAACTGGATTGGTTCCCAGAGGACTGAGGTGGTTGACACAACATTAAGTCCGGATACACTTAATGGAAATATAAGGGTTAATAGTGTGAAAAAAAATAATAATAATTTAATCATTCATACAATATTGCGTACAATAACATTATAATTTTTCTTTTGTAATTCTCCTTTTTGGTGAGAGGATTACTGAAAATACAAGAATAAATGAGAAGAAAACTGCAATTAGAGG from Methanospirillum hungatei JF-1 includes the following:
- a CDS encoding metal ABC transporter substrate-binding protein, whose translation is MSTTSVLWEPIQFIGGEKVHAIYITDPSICPHMQTDIVPNRMQMQIEFIRDADLYVAHNDSLDAEMVIPYIDRFMDANGFKPITWKTVIPGTSWNTPDTAKNLSEQVAGWLRQADPSNASYYESRLTEYLDKIDSADLTEAEKDVIRNQDVIVMIWQSDAADKWLGLNIVNVFGPDFYNQGQNTPRALVSDIYNSPEKYRNVRYIIENMQSEEMAKGVEEALKYHGINAKRVIFTNFPKSLPNVESLPDVLAYNKALVMPDESDNKSNPTTPLSLIGPIISLVIIISDYEYKSRKMEG